Proteins from a genomic interval of Methanococcoides sp. AM1:
- a CDS encoding ABC transporter substrate-binding protein: protein MFKGFYVLFLILALISASNASAIESGMTEYPLTIVDNVNNTITIESKPERIVSTMPSNTEILFAVGAGDNVVGGTIHDEYPPETADIPKVGGYTNLEFESIVSLEPDVIFASEANGEDAINILKDLGFTVIVIEPKTIDDIMSNIELIGEVTGNKEMALSITDDMRTQMDAITSKTTNIPAEERPRVLYLVWHDPMYSAGLNSYPDNLITMAGGDNIQKAEGWPVINLEDVVDSNPQIIICSGMGGASYTIMDSIKNNDALAQTDAIKNNRIYPIADPSIIEIPGPRIVEGLKELDIYIEAEIGGYEVEETVIKANDEQSEDATPLDNTPENSESDIPASEDGNCEEVPTTSSPGFSVLIASCMLAAGYLRAKRS, encoded by the coding sequence ATGTTCAAAGGTTTTTATGTCTTATTTTTAATCCTTGCACTGATATCTGCTTCAAATGCAAGCGCGATAGAATCCGGTATGACAGAATACCCGCTTACCATAGTGGATAATGTGAACAATACTATTACAATAGAAAGTAAGCCTGAAAGGATAGTGTCCACCATGCCAAGCAACACAGAGATACTTTTTGCTGTAGGTGCCGGAGATAATGTGGTCGGCGGCACGATCCACGATGAGTATCCACCCGAAACTGCAGATATCCCGAAGGTGGGAGGATATACCAACCTTGAATTTGAATCGATCGTCAGCCTTGAGCCTGATGTTATATTTGCTTCTGAAGCAAACGGCGAAGATGCCATCAATATACTAAAGGACCTGGGATTTACTGTAATAGTAATCGAGCCAAAAACCATCGATGATATCATGAGCAACATCGAACTGATAGGAGAAGTGACCGGGAATAAAGAGATGGCACTATCGATCACCGATGATATGAGAACACAGATGGATGCCATCACAAGTAAAACAACCAACATCCCTGCTGAGGAAAGGCCTCGTGTGCTCTACCTGGTCTGGCATGATCCAATGTACTCTGCCGGACTTAATTCATACCCGGACAACCTCATAACCATGGCCGGTGGAGACAATATACAGAAAGCTGAAGGATGGCCGGTCATCAATCTTGAAGATGTCGTAGACAGCAATCCACAGATCATAATCTGTTCCGGAATGGGCGGAGCATCATATACAATTATGGACTCAATCAAAAATAATGATGCGCTGGCCCAGACAGATGCCATAAAGAATAACAGGATCTACCCTATCGCTGACCCCAGCATCATCGAGATCCCTGGCCCCAGGATCGTGGAAGGATTGAAGGAATTAGATATATACATCGAAGCTGAGATAGGGGGCTATGAAGTGGAAGAAACTGTGATCAAAGCCAATGATGAACAGTCAGAAGATGCGACACCACTGGACAATACACCCGAAAACAGCGAGTCAGATATCCCGGCCAGTGAAGATGGAAACTGCGAGGAAGTCCCGACAACCAGCTCACCTGGATTCAGCGTCCTGATAGCTTCATGTATGCTAGCAGCAGGATACCTCAGGGCAAAGCGTTCCTGA
- a CDS encoding iron ABC transporter permease, which yields MKMARDGKAVMVLLSVLLVAMIASNTAIGSSDISPVDTVKIMVTAITEKLMLGDILNIEKVWSDSQGTIIMNIRLPRVLLGALVGAALATAGCAMQGLLKNPMADPYIIGMSSGAGLGAALAFALMLPLQLLAFVTAAGSIFIVYNISRIGERVPTETLLLAGIAVGFFLSAVTSFIIFLSQSPHQIIYWMMGGLWTASWDKVKITFVMILVGIFMLYRQSWNLNVMLLGEEQAQCMGVDIEKVKRSVLIFSSLVTAAAVSVSGIIGFVGLIIPHIMRIIVGPDHRILLPTSTLMGAVFLVFSDTIARTILESTDLPVGVVTAFFGAPFFIYLLRKRRKTIYA from the coding sequence ATGAAGATGGCAAGAGACGGAAAAGCTGTAATGGTCTTACTTTCGGTATTGCTGGTAGCCATGATCGCCAGCAATACCGCAATAGGCAGCAGCGATATTTCACCTGTCGACACCGTTAAGATAATGGTTACTGCCATTACTGAAAAATTAATGCTCGGAGATATCCTGAATATCGAGAAGGTATGGAGCGATAGCCAGGGAACTATTATAATGAACATAAGGCTTCCGAGAGTCCTCCTTGGAGCTTTGGTGGGTGCAGCTCTTGCAACCGCCGGTTGTGCCATGCAGGGATTGCTGAAAAATCCCATGGCTGACCCATACATAATAGGGATGTCTTCAGGTGCCGGCCTTGGTGCAGCTCTTGCTTTTGCACTGATGTTACCCTTACAGCTTCTTGCTTTTGTGACAGCAGCAGGATCCATTTTCATAGTCTACAATATATCGAGGATCGGAGAAAGAGTACCTACGGAAACACTGTTGCTTGCAGGAATTGCTGTTGGTTTCTTTCTCTCGGCAGTCACGTCTTTCATCATATTCCTTTCCCAGTCACCACACCAGATAATATACTGGATGATGGGAGGGCTGTGGACTGCCAGCTGGGATAAAGTGAAGATCACTTTTGTTATGATACTTGTGGGTATTTTCATGCTCTACCGGCAATCATGGAACCTCAATGTTATGCTCCTTGGTGAGGAACAGGCACAGTGCATGGGAGTGGATATCGAGAAGGTAAAACGAAGCGTACTCATATTCTCATCACTTGTTACTGCAGCTGCAGTATCTGTTAGCGGGATCATAGGTTTTGTAGGACTTATCATACCACACATAATGAGGATTATCGTGGGGCCTGATCACAGGATACTCCTGCCCACATCAACCCTCATGGGAGCAGTATTCCTGGTGTTCTCAGACACTATTGCAAGGACAATACTCGAATCCACCGACCTGCCCGTAGGAGTTGTTACCGCCTTTTTCGGAGCTCCTTTCTTCATTTACCTGTTAAGGAAGAGGAGAAAGACAATCTATGCTTGA
- a CDS encoding type II secretion system F family protein: MSFISRYVRRYPGKYTDLQMSIRSARMDMHYSTFYEKAVSYGVQTYILMFIFFFLTPYMFLTPYFSILEPYRSIIVSDLVLAVVPLVFGFSVFRLYLMYPSFTAKSRKTKIDMVLPYAASFCFGMSKGGSSIYEIFKELMKNPHIYGEIATEASYVVRDVDMMGKDLVTALKNTASVSPSPVFKDFLENLIPMMEGGSNIHHYFEIKTNQYFEHARKTQEMFLKTLELISEVYVVAFVAVPIFLLITLVTIGLLNLEQAPYLFQALYIGLPVGSIALIILLDSISPKEDLGMRYVEKVVLRKSMSIDEEEINENEYATKLKFYNKKKLYKKILKQLKNPLEPILREPLKASVISIPLMLIPFIYLDLGINKQILISAILALLPVAAAYEYKMRTLAKLDKAVPDFLRRLAEINEMGLTLNNAIGMLLKSDVGRLSGEINRVWLDMEWGGEMKDALVRFENRIGTPSLRRAVTLIVNASLVSEDTRDVLLIAAEDAENMLSLRKQRLETSIIYIATVYLAFGTFLYVCYSFSTQFLPSVTSLGGQNLLDVEHIKTTMFNTCGILGFFSGLILGEMAEGSVLHGLKHSILCLLLTYASFTMLMGY, from the coding sequence ATGAGTTTTATCAGTCGTTATGTGAGAAGGTATCCTGGCAAATATACTGATCTTCAAATGTCCATCAGATCTGCAAGGATGGATATGCATTATTCCACATTTTATGAGAAGGCCGTATCCTATGGAGTTCAGACATATATTCTGATGTTCATTTTTTTCTTTTTGACTCCTTATATGTTCTTAACACCCTATTTCTCTATTTTAGAGCCATACAGGTCGATTATCGTTTCTGATCTTGTTTTGGCAGTTGTTCCCCTTGTATTCGGTTTTTCTGTTTTCCGCCTCTATCTCATGTATCCCTCCTTTACGGCAAAATCACGCAAAACAAAGATAGACATGGTTCTTCCCTATGCCGCATCATTCTGCTTTGGAATGAGCAAAGGAGGTTCATCCATATATGAGATATTCAAGGAACTTATGAAAAACCCTCACATCTATGGTGAGATCGCAACAGAGGCATCATATGTTGTCAGGGATGTGGACATGATGGGTAAAGACCTTGTCACTGCACTAAAGAATACTGCAAGTGTAAGTCCTTCACCTGTCTTTAAAGACTTTCTGGAAAACCTGATCCCGATGATGGAAGGTGGTAGTAACATCCATCATTATTTTGAAATAAAGACCAATCAGTATTTTGAGCATGCAAGAAAAACTCAGGAGATGTTCCTTAAAACCCTTGAGTTGATCTCGGAGGTCTATGTTGTAGCTTTTGTGGCGGTTCCAATCTTTCTTCTAATAACTCTTGTGACGATAGGTTTACTAAATCTTGAACAGGCGCCTTACCTTTTTCAGGCACTTTACATTGGATTGCCAGTAGGCTCTATTGCATTGATAATATTGCTGGATTCCATATCTCCCAAAGAAGATCTTGGTATGAGGTATGTTGAGAAGGTAGTATTGCGAAAATCAATGTCTATAGATGAAGAAGAGATAAATGAAAATGAATATGCAACAAAATTGAAATTCTATAACAAGAAAAAGCTCTATAAGAAAATATTAAAACAACTGAAGAATCCTCTGGAGCCGATTCTCAGAGAACCTCTCAAGGCTTCTGTCATAAGTATTCCTTTGATGCTGATACCATTCATCTACCTTGATCTGGGTATCAACAAGCAGATTCTGATCTCGGCAATTCTTGCACTTCTTCCAGTGGCAGCAGCTTATGAATATAAGATGAGGACACTTGCAAAGCTCGATAAAGCGGTTCCGGATTTCCTTCGTCGTCTTGCAGAGATCAACGAAATGGGTCTGACATTGAACAATGCAATAGGCATGCTATTGAAATCCGATGTAGGTCGCCTTTCAGGAGAGATAAACAGGGTATGGCTTGATATGGAGTGGGGAGGCGAGATGAAAGATGCGCTGGTACGTTTTGAGAACCGAATAGGCACTCCTTCACTAAGGCGTGCGGTAACTCTTATTGTAAATGCCAGTCTTGTAAGTGAGGATACAAGGGATGTCCTCCTCATCGCTGCAGAAGATGCTGAGAACATGTTGTCTTTGAGAAAACAAAGACTTGAAACCAGCATTATTTACATCGCAACGGTATATCTCGCATTTGGAACATTTCTTTATGTTTGCTATTCTTTCTCTACCCAGTTCCTCCCTTCTGTTACCAGTCTTGGGGGACAGAATTTGCTTGATGTGGAACACATAAAGACAACGATGTTCAATACATGTGGAATACTTGGGTTTTTTTCAGGCCTTATACTTGGCGAAATGGCTGAGGGTAGCGTCTTGCATGGATTAAAACATTCCATTCTTTGTTTGTTGTTGACATATGCATCGTTTACTATGCTAATGGGTTATTGA
- a CDS encoding PKD domain-containing protein, translating into MNKRRIITVLMVFFVLISVSMPAMAAGELSATRSISTSEVVPGDTFRVFVTLSINSAISSPAVKENLPDGWNLTVIDDAGASIFKESALEWVFVSLFNAGESRTIIYDVTVPSDTPEGSYTISGAYSANEIPYSSTFGDEEIVVSTTASDPLVAPEADFSASVVSGTFPLTVQFADLSTGTPTEWAWDFNNDSIIDSTEQDPEHTFISAGSFDVTLTVANSVGSDSIIKPNHIVVSDPGDEELENESISAAVSLGAEIIPAVGIVVTPGTINFGFLGAGEVSDVRTVQITNRGADDAIITADVIDAADDLFMDGLYVDNGMWDDYSAWLGSKEMTTADLTLHVPFDYSNIGSMKGILVVWAEIE; encoded by the coding sequence ATGAACAAAAGAAGAATAATAACGGTATTGATGGTATTTTTCGTGCTTATTTCAGTTTCCATGCCTGCAATGGCAGCAGGGGAACTAAGTGCTACAAGATCGATATCGACCTCAGAGGTAGTGCCAGGGGATACTTTCAGGGTATTTGTTACCCTATCTATAAATTCAGCGATATCAAGTCCGGCTGTTAAAGAAAACCTTCCTGATGGGTGGAATTTGACTGTAATTGACGATGCTGGGGCTTCCATTTTCAAAGAGTCTGCTTTAGAATGGGTATTTGTGTCCCTTTTCAATGCAGGGGAAAGCAGAACGATAATCTATGATGTAACAGTACCCTCAGATACGCCGGAAGGGAGCTATACAATATCGGGAGCCTATTCCGCAAATGAAATTCCCTACTCAAGCACTTTTGGCGATGAGGAAATCGTTGTATCTACCACTGCCAGCGATCCGCTAGTTGCACCAGAAGCCGATTTCTCTGCAAGCGTCGTTTCCGGTACATTTCCGCTGACGGTTCAGTTCGCCGATCTTTCAACGGGTACTCCTACAGAATGGGCATGGGATTTTAACAATGATAGTATCATCGATTCAACTGAACAGGATCCTGAACATACATTCATTTCAGCAGGTAGCTTTGACGTAACTCTCACTGTGGCAAACTCCGTAGGCAGTGATTCAATCATAAAGCCCAACCATATCGTCGTTTCCGATCCCGGCGATGAAGAACTTGAGAATGAATCAATATCTGCAGCAGTATCTCTTGGTGCAGAGATCATCCCTGCAGTAGGTATTGTTGTCACTCCAGGTACTATCAATTTCGGTTTCCTTGGAGCAGGTGAGGTCAGTGACGTGAGAACTGTACAGATTACTAACAGGGGTGCAGATGATGCAATAATCACAGCTGATGTGATAGACGCTGCAGATGACCTGTTCATGGATGGTCTGTATGTTGATAATGGAATGTGGGATGATTATTCGGCATGGCTTGGTTCTAAGGAAATGACGACAGCGGACCTTACCCTTCATGTGCCTTTTGATTACTCTAATATTGGTTCTATGAAAGGTATACTTGTGGTCTGGGCAGAAATTGAGTGA
- a CDS encoding type IV pilin N-terminal domain-containing protein yields MKRKMKLVNDSRAVSPVIGVMLMIVVTVVLAAAVSNYAGGMLVGTEQAPSAVFSAEIVKDIKVPMGNSSSQETTSYAYIKHISGDSIDTKDLMIITENPKARGGDGFREIYPNQNNTNTLGSAGAYRGTAPMWNQGGFFSSQPNSFFGEYTLEPGRSMMADTWSNYNKADWSEGDEGWGYRNSNGFLVNPEVDEITGIQAMFADWESVESGDHLNIKIIHTPSQTVIFDSDVRVI; encoded by the coding sequence ATGAAAAGAAAAATGAAACTTGTGAATGATTCCCGGGCTGTGTCCCCGGTTATAGGTGTTATGCTTATGATAGTGGTTACTGTGGTTCTGGCAGCTGCAGTCAGTAATTATGCAGGTGGAATGCTTGTTGGAACAGAGCAGGCACCTTCTGCTGTGTTCAGTGCCGAGATTGTAAAAGACATAAAAGTACCGATGGGGAATAGTAGCAGCCAAGAGACTACATCATATGCCTATATTAAGCATATTTCAGGTGATTCGATAGATACCAAAGACCTGATGATCATCACAGAAAACCCAAAAGCTCGTGGAGGTGATGGTTTCAGGGAAATTTATCCAAACCAGAATAACACCAATACGTTAGGCAGTGCCGGGGCCTACAGAGGTACTGCACCGATGTGGAACCAGGGAGGATTCTTTAGTAGCCAACCGAATTCTTTCTTTGGAGAATATACTCTTGAACCCGGGAGAAGCATGATGGCTGATACATGGTCGAACTATAATAAGGCAGACTGGTCTGAAGGTGACGAAGGATGGGGCTATAGGAATAGCAATGGCTTCTTAGTAAATCCTGAGGTGGATGAGATTACAGGGATACAGGCAATGTTTGCAGATTGGGAAAGTGTCGAAAGTGGTGATCATCTTAACATAAAAATAATTCATACTCCAAGTCAAACTGTGATCTTCGATTCAGATGTGAGGGTGATCTAA
- a CDS encoding type II/IV secretion system ATPase subunit produces the protein MKRITGSIKSYLSKSNPNLKKMPSKGISGLLGSLKGRRLSKEHDVSDSHDLLNEDLLSFNIPEGFDELERYWVDEPYSFVSILYDTIRSDTKYVVVEPKLNRFEKTLLEEVMMMLEDVLSLKGIGNIDELESVDRSELLRKKTSSILSEYSKLDTRSFEKIFYYVKRDFVEFGKISAIMRDHSVEDVWCNGVGIPIYVYHSGYGDLPTSIVFSTDDELDSFVMRIAQQARRHLSKSNPILDTVMKDGSRINITYGHDISPLGSSFSIRRQKKVPLTPLDLIAWKSFSAEMMAYFWLCMENRKNILICGGTATGKTSALNAICMFIPLTIRIVTLEDTREIQLPHENWIPTVTRDGVSSIDAATIDLEDLLRASLRQRPEYLLVGEVRGREAEILFQAMNAGHATCSTFHAGTPKEVINRFTNPPISVPAAMFTALDVICMLSNSYENGTEKRKVSVVAEVTGVGKDVHTKDIFHWDVVADGLNFGGSGVLEDIRRRRGWSIEEVEDILQMRSKFLVKLIERGIRDYDSVVRWINAYCKNPVDTLSLLDGDGSDPMHSILSGNCLLNIDECENEMLVSQGIE, from the coding sequence ATGAAGAGAATTACCGGAAGTATCAAAAGCTACCTGTCCAAGTCCAACCCAAATTTGAAAAAGATGCCCTCTAAAGGGATTAGTGGATTGCTGGGTAGCCTTAAGGGGAGAAGATTATCAAAGGAACATGATGTTTCTGACAGCCATGATCTGTTAAATGAGGATCTGTTATCTTTCAATATACCGGAAGGTTTCGATGAGCTTGAAAGATACTGGGTGGATGAACCCTATTCATTTGTATCGATCCTGTATGACACCATCCGCAGTGACACAAAATATGTCGTGGTCGAGCCAAAGCTCAACAGGTTCGAGAAGACACTCCTTGAAGAGGTCATGATGATGCTTGAGGATGTTCTGAGCTTAAAGGGTATTGGCAATATAGATGAGCTTGAGAGTGTCGACAGATCTGAACTTTTGAGAAAAAAAACATCTTCCATCCTTTCGGAGTATTCTAAACTTGATACCAGATCGTTCGAAAAGATATTCTACTATGTAAAACGTGACTTTGTAGAGTTTGGTAAGATCAGTGCTATAATGCGTGATCATAGTGTGGAAGATGTATGGTGCAATGGAGTTGGTATTCCTATCTATGTTTACCATTCCGGTTATGGTGATCTTCCAACGAGCATCGTATTCAGTACGGACGATGAGCTTGATTCTTTTGTCATGCGTATTGCGCAACAGGCTCGCAGACATCTGTCCAAGTCCAACCCTATTCTTGATACGGTCATGAAAGATGGGTCTCGTATCAATATAACCTATGGGCATGACATAAGCCCTCTGGGTAGTTCTTTCAGTATACGCAGGCAGAAAAAGGTTCCTCTTACACCCCTTGACCTTATTGCATGGAAATCATTTTCAGCTGAAATGATGGCATATTTCTGGCTCTGTATGGAGAACCGCAAGAACATATTGATATGTGGTGGAACTGCAACGGGCAAGACATCTGCTCTTAATGCTATCTGTATGTTCATTCCCCTTACCATACGTATTGTGACCCTGGAGGATACGCGTGAGATCCAGCTTCCTCATGAGAACTGGATCCCGACCGTAACCAGAGATGGTGTTTCCAGCATTGATGCTGCGACCATCGACCTGGAAGACCTGCTCCGTGCATCCCTCAGGCAAAGGCCTGAGTATCTCCTTGTTGGAGAAGTAAGGGGCAGAGAGGCCGAGATATTATTCCAGGCAATGAATGCAGGCCATGCAACCTGTTCGACCTTCCATGCCGGAACCCCCAAAGAAGTCATCAACAGGTTCACGAACCCGCCGATCAGCGTGCCTGCTGCAATGTTCACTGCACTTGATGTGATCTGCATGTTGAGCAATTCCTATGAAAATGGAACTGAAAAAAGAAAAGTATCAGTGGTTGCAGAGGTTACAGGCGTAGGAAAAGATGTTCATACAAAAGATATCTTCCACTGGGATGTTGTGGCAGACGGTCTCAATTTTGGAGGTTCTGGCGTACTCGAAGATATCCGGAGGCGCAGGGGATGGAGCATCGAAGAAGTTGAAGATATCCTGCAAATGCGTTCAAAGTTCTTGGTAAAGTTAATTGAACGTGGTATTCGGGATTATGATAGTGTCGTTCGCTGGATCAATGCATATTGTAAAAACCCTGTTGACACGCTGTCTCTTTTGGATGGGGATGGTTCCGATCCAATGCATTCCATACTTTCCGGGAATTGCCTTCTGAATATCGATGAATGCGAAAACGAAATGCTGGTCTCACAGGGGATAGAATGA
- a CDS encoding type IV pilin, with product MFPSLSFISDKRGVSPVIGVMLMIVVTVILAAAVSSFTGSIGTKDEIPSATLKASASYSELNITVEHLGGDPIYMDFIKFEISSGRPVMSSYVDKSNVTLYPKNTNAYNPDILGPGKVAKISFVSYDQAPPGQEYGVVADQVIGLGVPFTVTVVDRETDLPISSAKIVMGP from the coding sequence ATGTTCCCCTCTCTATCATTTATAAGTGATAAACGTGGCGTCAGCCCTGTAATTGGAGTTATGCTGATGATAGTTGTCACCGTTATTCTTGCCGCAGCAGTTAGCTCTTTTACTGGAAGTATTGGTACGAAAGATGAGATCCCGTCAGCTACTTTGAAAGCATCAGCATCATATTCGGAATTAAATATCACTGTGGAACATCTGGGTGGAGATCCAATCTATATGGATTTTATAAAATTTGAAATCAGCTCCGGCCGACCTGTAATGTCCAGTTATGTGGACAAATCGAATGTTACTTTGTATCCGAAAAATACTAACGCCTATAATCCGGATATACTCGGACCGGGTAAAGTTGCAAAGATCAGCTTTGTATCATACGATCAAGCGCCTCCGGGCCAAGAATATGGTGTTGTTGCCGACCAGGTGATAGGGCTTGGAGTCCCATTCACAGTAACAGTAGTGGATCGTGAGACCGATCTGCCAATATCTTCTGCAAAGATTGTAATGGGTCCTTGA
- a CDS encoding PQQ-binding-like beta-propeller repeat protein: MSSNVLATPAMEDEWHQYQKNAQHIGFTNSDAPDTNTILWTSNDIGAISGSSPAVAEGKVYVNCGDAVKILDMYNGTYLGNADVFGSSGFDSWTSPSYHGGRVWCGHPTGVNGGTLIADGKYYHGDYGGYMYHCYNESTDTELWSFYVNGYSQGTPAYSDNKVYFTGCLYQDSGYVYCVDADTGSEIWSKTFDSETDGTPTIHGNTLYVTTYNWESNTYGDLIAMDKNTGEILWSQTIQRTDSAPSIAYGNVYVSGGCYAFSALQTYCFNATTGELVWSTEESGTGLGDWKVSPVVADGKVFVGKADGSYTYAGLYALDAFTGETVWAYARGGSSPAISDGIVFTVGKAGKVTAYAETSPDLETSTIVQSFASFGQSNNMTVQIKNNGNVDAGSFEVMMLVDGVTLDTKTVSSLAKTSNAEVTFEWTPAAEGEYELQIALDTLNSIDERDEANNYFAKTVTSANDVDWNPWNNMNSDGAMAITTPELQEGIYYWLSDLPAPVTGEVITTERLQQLIYDWLNS; this comes from the coding sequence ATGTCATCTAACGTCCTGGCTACACCTGCCATGGAAGATGAATGGCATCAGTACCAGAAAAATGCACAACACATAGGATTTACAAATTCCGATGCTCCGGATACCAATACCATATTGTGGACAAGTAATGATATCGGGGCCATAAGCGGATCTTCACCGGCAGTTGCAGAAGGTAAGGTTTATGTCAACTGCGGCGATGCCGTAAAAATACTGGATATGTACAACGGTACATATCTAGGAAATGCAGATGTATTCGGAAGTTCCGGTTTTGATTCGTGGACCTCGCCTTCATATCATGGAGGAAGGGTCTGGTGTGGCCATCCTACTGGCGTAAATGGCGGTACACTCATAGCTGATGGAAAATATTATCATGGAGACTATGGAGGTTATATGTATCATTGCTACAACGAGAGCACTGACACTGAACTGTGGAGTTTTTATGTGAACGGATATTCACAGGGAACTCCTGCATATAGCGATAATAAAGTATACTTCACAGGATGCCTCTATCAGGACAGCGGCTATGTTTATTGTGTCGATGCAGACACCGGCTCAGAGATATGGAGCAAAACATTTGATAGCGAGACCGATGGGACTCCAACTATCCATGGCAATACATTGTACGTTACAACCTATAATTGGGAATCTAATACGTATGGAGACCTTATTGCAATGGATAAGAACACAGGTGAGATACTTTGGTCACAGACTATTCAAAGGACCGATTCGGCACCATCGATCGCTTATGGAAACGTCTACGTATCCGGTGGCTGTTATGCATTCTCAGCACTTCAAACATATTGCTTCAATGCTACTACGGGCGAACTTGTGTGGAGTACCGAGGAGAGCGGAACAGGCCTTGGCGACTGGAAAGTTTCCCCGGTAGTTGCTGATGGAAAGGTCTTCGTCGGGAAAGCTGATGGATCCTACACCTACGCAGGCCTTTATGCTCTGGATGCTTTCACCGGAGAGACGGTCTGGGCATATGCAAGAGGAGGATCAAGCCCTGCCATATCAGATGGTATTGTCTTTACGGTCGGGAAAGCCGGAAAAGTTACGGCCTATGCTGAAACATCACCGGACCTTGAAACTTCGACCATAGTACAATCATTTGCATCTTTCGGACAATCAAATAATATGACTGTCCAGATCAAAAACAATGGTAATGTGGATGCAGGTTCGTTTGAAGTTATGATGTTAGTGGATGGAGTCACATTAGATACAAAGACTGTGTCATCCCTGGCAAAGACCTCAAACGCAGAAGTCACCTTTGAGTGGACACCTGCAGCCGAGGGAGAATATGAACTGCAGATTGCCCTGGACACACTGAATAGCATCGATGAAAGGGATGAAGCCAATAATTACTTTGCCAAGACCGTAACAAGTGCTAACGATGTAGACTGGAACCCATGGAACAATATGAATTCTGATGGAGCAATGGCAATTACAACCCCTGAGTTGCAGGAAGGTATCTACTACTGGCTAAGCGATTTGCCGGCTCCGGTCACTGGAGAAGTCATCACTACTGAAAGACTACAGCAATTGATCTACGACTGGCTGAACTCTTAA
- a CDS encoding heme ABC transporter ATP-binding protein: MLEIKGLNVSYGSRKILEDINISAEKGEFLGILGPNGSGKTTLVKAITKVLKPESGEINLNGRSIKHMNGSELARHIAVVSQVISINFEFAVKDIVMMGRTPYIKGNESPEDFDIVEESMEKTKTDFLKDRLVTQLSGGELQRVIIARALAQQTDILLLDEPTSHLDITNQIDILNLVKDESRKGKLVVAVVHDLNLAAYYCDKIALIRDGNLMSLGTPAEVLTPEIIGKVYNLPVEVVTNEITNSLYVIPKLEPLAHP; the protein is encoded by the coding sequence ATGCTTGAGATCAAAGGCCTTAATGTGAGCTATGGCAGCCGAAAGATACTGGAAGACATTAACATATCTGCTGAAAAAGGCGAGTTCCTGGGCATCCTTGGGCCGAACGGATCCGGCAAGACAACATTAGTTAAAGCTATCACCAAAGTTCTCAAACCCGAATCCGGAGAGATAAACCTTAACGGAAGATCCATAAAACATATGAATGGCTCTGAACTTGCCAGACATATAGCAGTGGTTTCGCAAGTCATATCCATCAATTTCGAGTTTGCTGTAAAAGATATAGTGATGATGGGGCGTACTCCTTACATAAAGGGTAATGAATCCCCTGAGGACTTTGACATCGTTGAAGAATCCATGGAAAAAACTAAAACAGACTTCCTGAAGGATAGGCTTGTCACACAGCTGAGTGGCGGTGAACTTCAGCGTGTCATCATAGCAAGAGCACTTGCGCAGCAAACGGACATCCTGCTTCTCGATGAACCAACATCACATCTTGATATCACGAACCAGATCGATATCCTGAACCTAGTCAAAGATGAATCAAGAAAGGGGAAGCTTGTAGTTGCAGTGGTACATGACCTGAACCTTGCAGCATATTACTGTGACAAGATAGCACTCATACGGGATGGAAACCTGATGTCGTTGGGCACACCAGCAGAAGTGCTCACCCCGGAAATCATTGGAAAAGTATATAATCTGCCTGTAGAGGTTGTCACCAATGAGATCACGAATTCCCTGTATGTGATACCAAAGCTAGAGCCTTTAGCACACCCTTGA